A single window of Candidatus Methylomirabilota bacterium DNA harbors:
- a CDS encoding CoA ester lyase — MRRSLHFVPGGQEKMIAKALTLPADGLILDLEDAVPPQQKPATRPIVRRWLETLDFGGRERWVRMNPIFTEHAVPDLEETITARPDGYLVPKPRTADDVRRIAAQLERLEEKHGLPFGSTKLILIATETPQGLLNIGEITAASNRIVAISWGIEDLSAAMGLPRVRDDAGRYLDIPRHARVMCAVAASAAAVEALDTVYTDIPDLDGLRRECRDGVAMGFSGKMSIHPSQIEVINQEFTPSKAEALDALALIAAFEEHANKGAGAFSWKGQMMDQPHLTRAKKIAERARRAGVI, encoded by the coding sequence GTGCGCCGCTCGCTCCACTTCGTCCCCGGCGGCCAGGAGAAGATGATCGCCAAGGCGTTGACGCTCCCCGCCGACGGGCTCATCCTCGACCTCGAGGATGCCGTGCCGCCGCAGCAAAAGCCCGCGACGCGGCCCATCGTCCGCCGCTGGCTCGAGACGCTCGACTTCGGCGGTCGCGAGCGCTGGGTCAGGATGAATCCCATCTTCACCGAGCACGCCGTGCCCGACCTCGAGGAGACCATCACCGCCCGGCCGGACGGCTACCTCGTTCCCAAGCCGCGCACCGCTGACGACGTGAGGCGCATCGCGGCCCAGCTCGAGCGCCTCGAGGAAAAGCACGGGCTGCCGTTCGGGTCGACCAAGCTCATCCTGATCGCCACCGAGACGCCGCAGGGCCTGCTGAACATCGGCGAAATCACCGCAGCAAGTAATCGTATCGTCGCCATCTCCTGGGGTATCGAGGACCTGTCGGCGGCCATGGGCCTGCCGCGCGTGCGCGACGACGCGGGGCGTTACCTGGACATCCCGCGCCACGCGCGCGTCATGTGCGCGGTCGCCGCGTCCGCCGCGGCAGTCGAAGCCCTCGACACCGTCTACACCGACATCCCCGACCTGGACGGCCTCCGCCGCGAGTGCCGCGATGGAGTCGCGATGGGCTTTAGCGGAAAGATGTCCATACACCCGAGCCAGATCGAGGTGATCAACCAGGAGTTCACGCCGTCCAAGGCCGAGGCTCTAGACGCGCTGGCCCTGATCGCGGCCTTCGAGGAGCACGCGAACAAGGGCGCCGGCGCCTTCTCTTGGAAGGGCCAGATGATGGACCAGCCGCATCTCACGCGCGCGAAGAAAATCGCCGAGCGCGCGCGGCGGGCGGGCGTGATCTGA
- a CDS encoding adenylate/guanylate cyclase domain-containing protein, giving the protein MTACPDCGHENASGQKFCGECGAGLASRCPTCGTVSPLGQKFCGDCGSAIAPGTAPAAAAPAAARFSSPHAYTPKHLAERILTSKTALEGERKQVTVLFADMKGSTELLADRDPEEARRILDPVLERMMEAVHRYEGTVNQVMGDGIMALFGAPLAHEDHAVRACYAALRMHEAIRRYTEDVRRTHGAEVQIRVGINSGDVVVRSVGSDLRMDYTAVGQTTHLAARMEQLAPAGTTRLTADTLRLAEEFVQVRPLGPIPVKGLAAPVEVFELTGASAVRTRLQASRARGFSRFVGRDGEMDQIRQAAAQARQGRGQLVAVVGEAGVGKSRLFYEFTHSHHVLGANGGGWRVLEASSVSYGKATPFLPLAELLRGYFRIDDRDDLRSVRAKVTGTLLTLDRALEEAVAPVLWILDALEPGAAFLGLEPPQRRRRAMESVKRALLRESQVQPLLLLFEDLHWIDTETQAVLDSLAESLGSAAVLLAVNYRPEYRHGWGSKTYYRQLRIDPLPPESADALLRALLGADPSTAPLAPLLIARTEGNPLFLEESVRTLVETGALAGEPGAYRLVRPAATIQMPATVQAILAARIDRLRPELKRLLQAAAVVGKDVPVALLAAVAEMADNALHPALGELQTAELLYEARLFPDIEYTFKHALTHEVAYNGVLQERRRALHATILERLERLHADRLAEHAEVLAHHAVRAAIPDKAVRYLREAGAKAVARSANREAVEFFERALALLAELPETRDTLSEALDLRIALGTPLIAVHGAPSPLVEASYLAALELVEGLDDAARRFTVLWGLWYVRYTRGDYGPAVEAGERLLAIATQGDDQGQLLEAHHTLWPTLVSMGEAKRALPHMERGVALYDRERHGSYALLYGGHDPGVCCRYYLALSQWALGYPEQALASAYEASRLAETLGHAFTSAIALWFATFVHYQRGDRPAAVASAERALALIETHGFAAWATDTVMLLHASRSGPEGVEPLNALRRQMAAAQSTAWRRVMSGCILASLYGEAEASAQGLEVLASLGDPDGGGYYGSEIARLEGELRRRLAPHVPEDAARCFERAIEMARRRDARSFELRAATSLARLWRDQGRREDARRALADVYGWFTEGFDTQDLRAAKALLDEIASG; this is encoded by the coding sequence CGGCCGCCGCCGCGCCCGCCGCCGCCCGCTTCAGCTCGCCGCACGCCTACACGCCCAAGCACCTCGCCGAGCGCATCCTCACCTCGAAGACCGCCCTCGAGGGCGAGCGCAAGCAGGTCACGGTCCTCTTCGCCGACATGAAGGGCTCGACGGAGCTGCTCGCCGACCGCGACCCGGAGGAGGCGCGGCGGATCCTCGACCCCGTGCTCGAGCGGATGATGGAGGCGGTGCACCGCTACGAGGGCACGGTGAATCAGGTCATGGGCGACGGCATCATGGCGCTCTTCGGCGCGCCGCTCGCCCACGAGGACCACGCCGTGCGCGCGTGCTACGCGGCCCTGCGCATGCACGAGGCGATCCGGCGCTACACGGAGGACGTGCGGCGCACCCACGGCGCCGAGGTCCAGATCCGCGTCGGGATCAACTCCGGCGACGTGGTGGTACGCTCGGTGGGCAGCGACCTGCGGATGGACTACACCGCGGTCGGGCAGACGACGCACCTCGCCGCGCGCATGGAGCAGCTCGCCCCGGCCGGCACGACTCGGCTCACCGCGGACACGCTGCGCCTCGCAGAGGAGTTCGTGCAGGTGCGCCCGCTCGGGCCCATCCCCGTCAAGGGCCTCGCCGCGCCCGTGGAGGTGTTCGAGCTGACGGGCGCCAGCGCCGTCCGGACGCGCCTGCAGGCCTCGCGGGCCCGCGGGTTCAGCCGCTTCGTGGGCCGGGATGGGGAGATGGACCAGATCCGGCAGGCGGCCGCCCAGGCCCGGCAGGGGCGGGGCCAGCTCGTCGCCGTCGTCGGCGAGGCGGGGGTCGGCAAGTCGCGGCTCTTCTACGAGTTCACCCACTCGCACCACGTGCTCGGCGCGAACGGGGGTGGCTGGCGGGTGCTCGAGGCCAGCTCGGTGTCCTACGGCAAGGCCACGCCGTTCCTGCCGCTGGCCGAGCTATTGCGCGGCTACTTCCGCATCGACGACCGCGACGACCTGCGCAGCGTCCGGGCCAAGGTGACGGGCACGCTCCTCACCCTCGACCGCGCGCTCGAGGAGGCCGTCGCGCCAGTGCTGTGGATCCTCGACGCCCTCGAGCCCGGGGCCGCGTTCCTCGGCCTGGAGCCGCCGCAGCGCCGCCGGCGCGCCATGGAGAGCGTTAAGCGGGCGCTGCTGCGCGAGAGTCAGGTACAGCCGCTGCTTCTCCTGTTCGAGGACCTCCACTGGATCGACACGGAGACGCAGGCCGTCCTCGACAGCCTGGCCGAGAGCCTGGGGAGCGCGGCCGTCCTGCTCGCCGTCAACTACCGGCCTGAGTACCGCCACGGCTGGGGCAGCAAGACCTACTATCGCCAGCTCCGCATCGACCCGCTGCCGCCGGAGAGCGCGGACGCGCTGCTCCGGGCCCTCCTCGGCGCCGACCCGTCCACCGCGCCGCTCGCGCCGCTCCTCATCGCGCGGACGGAGGGCAACCCGCTCTTCCTCGAGGAGAGCGTGCGGACCCTCGTCGAGACGGGCGCCCTCGCCGGCGAGCCCGGGGCGTACCGGCTCGTCCGGCCCGCCGCCACCATCCAGATGCCCGCGACGGTCCAGGCCATCCTCGCCGCGCGCATCGATCGCCTCCGCCCGGAACTCAAGCGCCTGCTCCAGGCTGCCGCCGTCGTGGGCAAGGATGTGCCCGTGGCGCTCCTCGCCGCCGTCGCGGAGATGGCGGACAACGCCCTGCACCCGGCGCTGGGCGAGCTACAGACCGCGGAGCTCCTGTACGAGGCGCGCCTGTTTCCCGACATCGAGTACACGTTCAAGCACGCCCTCACCCACGAGGTCGCCTACAACGGCGTGCTCCAGGAGCGCCGGCGTGCGCTCCACGCCACGATCCTCGAGAGGCTCGAGCGCCTGCACGCCGACCGCCTCGCCGAGCACGCCGAGGTGCTCGCGCACCACGCGGTGCGGGCGGCCATCCCAGACAAGGCCGTCCGCTACCTGCGCGAGGCGGGGGCGAAGGCGGTCGCGCGCTCCGCGAACCGCGAGGCCGTCGAGTTCTTCGAGCGTGCGCTGGCGCTCCTCGCCGAGCTGCCCGAGACGCGGGATACACTGTCCGAGGCCCTCGACCTGCGCATCGCCCTGGGCACGCCACTCATCGCCGTGCACGGCGCGCCCTCGCCGCTCGTGGAGGCGTCGTATCTCGCCGCGCTGGAGCTGGTGGAGGGCCTCGACGACGCCGCGCGCCGGTTCACCGTGCTGTGGGGTCTCTGGTATGTCCGCTACACAAGGGGTGACTACGGCCCCGCGGTGGAGGCCGGCGAGCGATTACTCGCGATCGCCACGCAAGGCGACGACCAAGGGCAATTGCTCGAGGCACACCATACCCTGTGGCCCACGCTGGTGTCGATGGGCGAGGCGAAGCGCGCCCTGCCGCACATGGAGCGCGGCGTCGCCCTCTACGACCGGGAGCGCCACGGATCATATGCCCTGCTCTACGGCGGCCACGACCCCGGCGTGTGCTGCCGCTACTACCTGGCGCTGAGCCAGTGGGCGCTCGGGTATCCCGAGCAGGCGCTGGCCTCGGCGTACGAGGCGTCGCGCCTCGCCGAGACGCTGGGACATGCGTTCACATCAGCCATCGCGCTATGGTTCGCCACCTTCGTCCACTACCAGCGCGGCGATCGGCCCGCCGCGGTCGCCAGCGCCGAGCGCGCCCTCGCCCTCATCGAGACGCATGGCTTCGCGGCCTGGGCCACCGACACGGTCATGCTCCTCCACGCGTCCCGAAGCGGGCCTGAGGGCGTCGAGCCGCTGAACGCCCTGCGCCGGCAGATGGCGGCGGCACAGAGCACCGCCTGGCGCCGCGTGATGAGCGGCTGCATCCTCGCGTCGCTATACGGCGAGGCCGAGGCGTCGGCGCAAGGACTGGAGGTGCTGGCATCGCTGGGAGATCCGGATGGCGGCGGCTACTATGGCTCCGAGATCGCCCGGCTCGAGGGTGAGCTGCGACGGCGGCTCGCGCCACATGTCCCCGAGGATGCCGCGCGCTGCTTCGAGCGGGCGATCGAGATGGCGCGTCGTCGGGACGCGAGGTCGTTCGAGCTGCGCGCCGCGACGAGCCTCGCCCGCCTGTGGCGCGACCAGGGCCGGCGCGAGGACGCGCGCCGTGCGCTCGCCGACGTCTACGGCTGGTTCACCGAGGGCTTCGACACCCAGGACCTCCGCGCGGCGAAGGCCCTGCTCGACGAGATCGCGTCGGGCTAG
- a CDS encoding glycosyltransferase family 39 protein — MAALLIASAIVFALPLGRRPLDNQDEARYSLLARKAVEGGYWILPRVRGEVYLNKPPLYFWTVAVFALPWGVVTDANAPIASVASALAGLLAVFAIGRLLWGAPAGLAAALILATSPFYFFMAHQVLTDMMLTAWMSWALYFYLAAGRAANPLRPLLGFYLCVAGALASKGPAALMALVAVVAATLAADGFRGLKRLKLPLGLALIALTALPWLLPYLFQRERSYGRAVVMTDYLGWYFRSAVASRLEAVAGHLARFLPWGFFILPAGLWWVRERDAHRQRLLVWAATLIVLLSLSGEQRARYFLPLWPVFALLVADFFVGAAERARGVVTGAAVVYLILMMGVGAYVLWGTASGPDAVFLPVASWERYVVAGALVAGSALALLSLRVDHSGLAASAWIAMGLGIALAVTAHGYPPRFAKDHDYPGIARRITPLLDPAQPLLAYPDANLAWDFYLRSPVSEVRSEGEATALLAAQPKARLLIRAEDWQRLKPQADAGWKVLDEGQVGRRRFVLLGS; from the coding sequence ATGGCGGCGCTCCTCATCGCGAGCGCCATCGTCTTCGCCCTGCCGCTCGGCCGCCGCCCGCTCGACAACCAGGACGAGGCGCGCTACAGCCTGCTGGCGCGGAAGGCCGTCGAGGGCGGCTACTGGATCCTGCCTCGCGTCCGCGGCGAGGTCTACCTCAACAAGCCGCCGCTCTACTTCTGGACGGTGGCCGTCTTCGCGCTGCCTTGGGGAGTCGTCACCGATGCGAATGCGCCCATCGCCTCGGTCGCCTCGGCGCTGGCGGGCCTCCTCGCCGTCTTTGCCATCGGACGCCTGCTGTGGGGCGCGCCCGCGGGGCTGGCCGCCGCGCTCATTCTCGCCACGAGCCCCTTCTACTTCTTCATGGCGCACCAAGTCCTGACCGACATGATGCTCACGGCCTGGATGAGCTGGGCGCTCTACTTCTATCTGGCCGCCGGCCGCGCGGCGAATCCGCTCCGGCCGCTCCTCGGCTTCTACCTTTGCGTTGCGGGCGCGCTCGCGAGCAAGGGGCCGGCCGCGCTCATGGCGCTCGTGGCTGTCGTGGCGGCGACCCTGGCCGCGGACGGCTTCCGCGGGCTCAAGCGCCTGAAGCTGCCGCTGGGTCTCGCCCTCATCGCGCTGACGGCGCTGCCCTGGCTCCTGCCCTATCTCTTTCAGCGCGAGCGGAGCTACGGTCGGGCCGTGGTGATGACGGACTATCTCGGCTGGTATTTCAGGAGCGCCGTCGCCTCACGGCTGGAGGCGGTGGCGGGGCACCTCGCGCGCTTCCTGCCGTGGGGCTTCTTCATCCTTCCCGCGGGATTGTGGTGGGTTCGCGAGCGCGATGCCCATCGGCAAAGACTGCTGGTCTGGGCGGCGACGCTGATCGTGCTCCTGAGCCTCTCGGGAGAGCAGCGGGCCCGCTACTTCCTTCCGCTGTGGCCCGTCTTCGCGCTTCTGGTCGCCGACTTCTTCGTGGGGGCCGCCGAGCGGGCCCGGGGGGTGGTGACGGGGGCGGCCGTGGTCTATCTCATATTAATGATGGGGGTGGGCGCCTACGTGCTCTGGGGCACGGCCTCGGGTCCGGACGCGGTTTTCCTTCCGGTCGCCTCGTGGGAGCGCTATGTCGTGGCCGGAGCGCTCGTCGCGGGCTCGGCGCTCGCGCTGCTCAGCCTGCGGGTGGATCACAGCGGCCTGGCGGCGTCGGCCTGGATCGCGATGGGCCTCGGCATAGCGTTGGCCGTGACGGCGCACGGCTACCCGCCCCGTTTCGCCAAGGACCACGACTACCCCGGAATCGCCCGGCGCATCACACCTCTTCTCGATCCGGCGCAGCCGCTGCTGGCCTATCCCGACGCCAACCTCGCCTGGGATTTCTATCTGCGCAGTCCCGTGAGCGAGGTGAGGAGCGAAGGCGAGGCCACAGCGCTCCTCGCCGCCCAGCCCAAGGCGCGGCTCCTGATCCGCGCGGAAGACTGGCAGCGGCTCAAGCCCCAGGCCGACGCCGGCTGGAAGGTGCTCGACGAAGGGCAGGTCGGCCGCCGCCGCTTCGTGCTGCTGGGCAGCTAA
- a CDS encoding VOC family protein: MEFQLRKIGHVVLNVSDLDASVRFYQEVLGLRVTDRYPDSMVPGSMVFLCVSGDHHGVALVGGGRKAEGDREATKAAGGSLNHFAFEVGSLDEVFRARAWLRKHGVPIVFEGRRRAGCQIAVEFTDPDGNNLEIYWNIDQIGTDGHVRPASQWRQARSLEDAVANPVEGQTLPTSFR; this comes from the coding sequence ATGGAATTCCAGCTTCGAAAGATCGGACACGTCGTGCTCAATGTCAGCGACCTCGACGCCTCGGTGCGCTTCTACCAAGAGGTGCTCGGCCTGCGCGTCACGGACCGCTATCCCGACAGCATGGTGCCCGGGAGCATGGTCTTTCTCTGTGTGAGCGGCGACCATCACGGGGTGGCGCTCGTGGGGGGCGGCAGGAAAGCCGAGGGAGACCGGGAGGCGACCAAGGCCGCGGGCGGCAGCCTCAACCACTTCGCCTTCGAGGTGGGATCCCTCGACGAGGTGTTCCGCGCCCGCGCGTGGCTACGAAAGCATGGCGTGCCCATTGTCTTCGAGGGCCGGCGCCGCGCGGGCTGTCAGATCGCCGTGGAGTTCACGGACCCAGACGGCAATAACCTCGAGATCTACTGGAACATCGACCAGATCGGCACCGACGGCCACGTCCGCCCCGCGAGCCAGTGGCGCCAGGCGCGTTCCCTCGAAGACGCCGTCGCCAATCCCGTGGAAGGCCAGACCCTCCCGACGTCGTTCCGATAG
- a CDS encoding amidohydrolase family protein, with product MLDLVIRGGRVVTPQGVGSWDVGVQDGRIAVLGAPGTMPTEAARVIDATGLIVTPGGVEPHTHLAHAIMSHPESPSITLGPEEDTRGMACGGTTTHIDFCYVRPGSDIMPVLEQRAARWKGQSHVDYAFHITLAGALPLRVFEQIPEAIQQGHPSFKVFTTNILPPHPKRAGNRLDFGRIGFAMEKVAAHGGIMVVHGEDEDLVQFNYERFREEGRMDGTNLHLVHSKLSELLAFRRTIALAKANDAAVYFVHTSAREGVDAIGEARSLGLPVYGETLHQYACFNAEYYKTPRGFCSHTYPSLKFPEDQKALWDGLVHGGLSTLATDEYPTSLELKLRGRTIEDVTGGNVGAEARLGIGFTEGVGKRGMTLERFADITATNAARIFGLYPRKGVIAPGSDADFALIDPSIRKTLAKDDFHVTDYSPWEGWQVTGWPVVTILRGHVIAERGKLLGSTSDGQLLLRKLDPQVLQRPIC from the coding sequence GTGCTCGACCTCGTGATCCGCGGCGGACGTGTCGTGACGCCCCAGGGCGTCGGCTCCTGGGACGTGGGCGTGCAGGACGGGCGCATCGCGGTGCTGGGCGCCCCCGGCACCATGCCCACGGAGGCCGCCCGGGTCATAGACGCGACGGGCCTCATCGTCACGCCGGGCGGCGTCGAGCCCCATACGCACCTCGCTCACGCGATCATGTCGCATCCGGAGTCGCCGTCCATCACGCTTGGCCCCGAAGAGGACACGCGGGGCATGGCCTGTGGCGGCACCACGACCCACATTGATTTCTGCTACGTGCGGCCGGGCAGCGACATCATGCCGGTGCTCGAGCAGCGCGCCGCGCGGTGGAAGGGGCAGTCGCACGTGGATTACGCCTTCCACATCACCTTGGCGGGCGCGCTGCCGCTCCGCGTCTTCGAGCAGATCCCCGAGGCGATCCAGCAGGGGCACCCGTCCTTCAAGGTGTTCACGACCAACATCCTGCCGCCGCACCCCAAGCGCGCGGGCAACCGCCTCGACTTCGGGCGCATCGGCTTCGCCATGGAGAAAGTCGCCGCGCACGGCGGCATCATGGTCGTCCACGGCGAGGACGAGGACCTCGTCCAATTCAACTACGAGCGCTTCCGCGAGGAAGGCCGGATGGACGGGACGAACCTGCACCTCGTGCACAGCAAGCTCTCCGAGCTGCTGGCCTTCCGGCGCACGATCGCCCTGGCGAAAGCCAACGATGCGGCAGTGTACTTCGTCCACACCTCGGCCAGGGAGGGCGTGGACGCGATCGGCGAGGCGCGATCCCTCGGCCTGCCGGTCTACGGGGAGACGCTCCACCAGTACGCGTGCTTCAACGCCGAGTACTACAAGACGCCGCGCGGCTTCTGCTCCCACACCTATCCGTCGCTGAAGTTCCCCGAGGACCAGAAGGCGCTCTGGGACGGGCTCGTGCACGGCGGGCTCTCGACACTGGCGACCGACGAGTACCCCACGAGCCTCGAGCTCAAGCTCAGGGGGCGCACGATCGAGGATGTCACGGGCGGCAACGTGGGCGCGGAAGCGCGCCTTGGCATCGGCTTCACGGAGGGCGTGGGCAAGCGCGGCATGACGCTCGAGCGCTTCGCCGACATCACGGCGACGAATGCCGCGCGAATATTTGGTCTCTACCCTCGCAAAGGCGTGATCGCGCCCGGCAGCGACGCCGACTTTGCCCTCATCGACCCCTCGATCAGGAAGACGCTCGCCAAGGACGACTTCCACGTGACGGACTACAGCCCGTGGGAAGGCTGGCAGGTGACGGGTTGGCCCGTCGTCACCATCCTGCGCGGCCACGTCATCGCGGAGCGCGGCAAGCTTCTGGGCTCGACGTCCGACGGCCAGCTCCTGCTCCGCAAGCTCGATCCCCAGGTGTTGCAGCGCCCCATCTGCTGA
- a CDS encoding histidine phosphatase family protein — protein MAIFLIRHGETLGNASRTVQLPDNPLSPRGVAQAERLARRLEAEGIAAILSSDFARAATTAEHLQRVTGAPISYDPLLQERSFGDLRGTPYAELGFDMFAPDYAPPNGETWEVFHARVDRAWALVQEAATATGGHLAVVTHGLVCRSLAARHLILPEGQEVPVRWENTALTVVDHPAPWRVRLLNCIAHLDDPATRTLSDSGAV, from the coding sequence ATGGCGATCTTCCTGATCCGTCACGGCGAGACGCTCGGCAACGCCTCGCGCACCGTTCAGTTGCCCGACAACCCGCTCTCTCCCCGCGGCGTCGCCCAAGCCGAGCGCCTCGCCCGCCGTCTCGAGGCGGAGGGCATCGCCGCCATCCTCTCGAGCGATTTCGCCCGTGCCGCGACGACGGCCGAGCATCTTCAGCGCGTGACGGGCGCGCCCATCAGCTACGACCCTCTGCTGCAGGAGCGCAGCTTCGGCGATCTCCGGGGCACGCCCTACGCGGAGCTCGGCTTCGACATGTTCGCGCCGGACTACGCGCCGCCGAACGGCGAGACCTGGGAAGTCTTCCACGCGCGCGTCGATCGCGCCTGGGCGCTCGTGCAGGAGGCCGCCACCGCGACCGGCGGGCATCTTGCGGTTGTGACGCACGGGCTCGTCTGCCGCTCCCTGGCCGCAAGACACTTGATCCTGCCGGAGGGCCAGGAGGTCCCGGTACGCTGGGAGAATACAGCGCTCACCGTCGTAGACCATCCGGCGCCGTGGCGGGTGCGGCTGCTCAACTGCATCGCCCATCTCGATGACCCCGCCACGCGGACGCTCTCCGATTCCGGCGCGGTCTGA
- a CDS encoding Zn-dependent alcohol dehydrogenase: protein MKAAVFHGPHQPLTIEEVDIDKPIGREVLVRVVASGVCHSDLHFVDGYYPFPTPAILGHEAAGIVEEVGLQVSEFKPGDHVIACLSVFCGHCDYCLTGRTHLCQTRPVRAKTDPPKLSWKGQPVNQFANLSAYAEKMLVHENALVKIDDTMPLDRAALIGCGVTTGVGAVLNTARIEAGSTVAVFGAGGVGLAAIQGARIAGARMIIAVDTVEAKLATARELGATHGVNAKSGDPVQAIRALTNGGVDYSFECIGLKIAAEQCFDCIRPGGTATVVGMIPMGEKVELDGYMFLREKKIQGCSMGSNRFKVDMPRYIELYRQGRLKLDEMITRRGKLEDVNEFFRAMKAGEVARSVMMF from the coding sequence ATGAAGGCTGCCGTATTCCATGGTCCGCATCAGCCGCTGACGATCGAGGAAGTGGACATCGACAAGCCCATCGGCCGCGAGGTGCTGGTGCGTGTCGTCGCCTCGGGGGTCTGCCATAGCGACCTGCACTTCGTGGACGGCTATTACCCGTTCCCGACGCCCGCCATTCTCGGCCACGAGGCAGCCGGCATCGTCGAGGAGGTCGGCCTCCAGGTCAGCGAGTTCAAGCCGGGCGACCACGTCATCGCGTGTCTCTCGGTCTTCTGCGGGCACTGCGACTACTGCCTCACCGGCAGGACACACCTCTGCCAGACCCGACCCGTCCGCGCCAAGACGGATCCGCCCAAGCTCTCCTGGAAGGGCCAGCCCGTCAACCAGTTCGCCAACCTGTCCGCCTACGCGGAGAAGATGCTGGTGCACGAGAACGCGCTCGTGAAGATCGACGACACGATGCCGCTGGACCGCGCCGCCTTGATCGGTTGCGGCGTCACCACGGGCGTCGGCGCGGTGCTGAACACCGCGCGGATCGAGGCGGGATCGACCGTCGCGGTCTTCGGCGCCGGCGGCGTCGGGCTCGCAGCGATCCAGGGCGCGCGCATCGCCGGGGCGCGCATGATCATCGCCGTGGACACGGTCGAGGCCAAGCTCGCCACGGCGCGCGAGCTGGGCGCCACCCACGGGGTCAACGCCAAATCAGGCGATCCCGTGCAGGCCATCCGCGCGTTGACGAACGGCGGGGTGGACTACTCGTTCGAGTGCATCGGCCTCAAGATCGCCGCCGAGCAGTGCTTCGATTGCATCCGGCCGGGCGGCACCGCCACCGTCGTGGGCATGATCCCGATGGGAGAAAAGGTCGAGCTCGACGGCTACATGTTCCTCCGCGAGAAGAAGATCCAGGGCTGCAGCATGGGGTCGAACCGCTTCAAGGTGGACATGCCGCGCTACATCGAGCTGTACCGGCAGGGCCGCCTCAAGCTGGACGAGATGATCACGCGCCGGGGCAAGCTTGAAGACGTGAACGAGTTCTTCCGCGCCATGAAGGCGGGCGAAGTGGCGCGCTCGGTAATGATGTTCTAG
- a CDS encoding MaoC family dehydratase gives MAGKHFEELLVGQVFQHQPGRTVTEADNVFFSCLTMNPQPLHVDFHAAAKAEFGKPLVNSLFTLGVAVGLSVGDTTLGTTVGNLGFEKVEFPKPVFHGDTIYSETEVVEKRDSKSHPEWGIVTFEHRAKNQHGDLVMRCRRAAMMRRTKG, from the coding sequence ATGGCCGGCAAGCACTTCGAAGAGCTCCTGGTCGGGCAGGTGTTCCAGCATCAGCCCGGCCGCACCGTCACCGAGGCCGACAACGTCTTTTTCTCGTGCCTCACCATGAACCCGCAGCCGCTGCACGTGGACTTCCACGCGGCGGCCAAGGCCGAGTTCGGCAAGCCGCTCGTCAACAGCCTCTTCACCCTGGGCGTGGCGGTGGGGCTGTCGGTGGGCGACACGACGCTCGGCACGACGGTGGGCAACCTCGGCTTCGAGAAGGTCGAGTTCCCCAAGCCCGTCTTTCACGGCGACACCATCTATTCGGAGACCGAGGTGGTCGAGAAGCGGGACTCCAAGTCCCACCCCGAGTGGGGCATCGTCACCTTCGAGCACCGCGCCAAGAACCAGCACGGCGACCTCGTCATGCGCTGCCGGCGGGCGGCCATGATGCGCAGGACAAAAGGCTGA
- a CDS encoding ketopantoate reductase family protein, producing MATRIGIIGAGAIGSIVGGMLTKAGHDVTLIEQWPEHVEAMKRVGLRLSGTCGEHVVPVKALHIHEVQSLREPFDAIFISVKSYDTEWATAMAVTNLRRPDGVVVDFQNGINDERVAAVAGRERTLGCVITISAGMYEPGHAIRTDRGAVGFKIGEHDGKDTQRAREIALIMNDVATSKVTTNLWGERWSKLAVNCMVNPISGLSGFDSAEARTDRVPRRIAVFTAAEVIQVGRARGYEVEPIYSIETQRFVDATQGKGLDEVEADMARDAKSRVGGRPSMLQDVMKGRRTEINYLNGYVAEQGRQVAVKTPLNDKIVELVNAPGVGLLKPDPKNLDPLWALVPH from the coding sequence ATGGCGACCAGGATCGGCATCATCGGGGCAGGGGCCATCGGCTCGATCGTCGGCGGCATGCTGACGAAGGCCGGCCACGACGTCACGCTCATCGAGCAGTGGCCGGAGCACGTCGAGGCGATGAAACGCGTGGGCCTCCGGCTCTCGGGGACCTGCGGCGAGCACGTGGTTCCTGTCAAAGCGCTCCACATCCACGAGGTGCAGAGCCTTCGCGAGCCCTTCGACGCCATCTTCATCTCGGTCAAGAGCTATGACACCGAGTGGGCGACCGCGATGGCGGTGACTAATCTCCGCCGGCCGGACGGCGTGGTCGTGGACTTCCAGAATGGGATCAACGACGAGCGCGTAGCGGCGGTGGCGGGCAGGGAGCGGACGCTCGGCTGCGTCATCACGATTAGCGCGGGTATGTACGAGCCGGGCCACGCGATCCGCACCGACAGAGGCGCCGTTGGCTTCAAGATCGGCGAGCACGACGGCAAGGACACGCAACGCGCACGGGAAATTGCGCTCATCATGAACGACGTCGCGACCAGCAAGGTCACGACTAACCTCTGGGGCGAGCGCTGGTCCAAGCTGGCCGTCAACTGCATGGTCAATCCGATCTCGGGGCTGTCCGGTTTCGATTCCGCCGAAGCGCGGACCGACCGCGTGCCGCGACGCATCGCCGTCTTCACAGCGGCCGAGGTGATCCAGGTCGGGCGCGCGCGCGGGTACGAAGTCGAGCCCATCTACAGCATCGAGACCCAGCGCTTCGTGGACGCGACCCAGGGCAAGGGACTGGACGAAGTCGAGGCCGACATGGCGCGCGACGCCAAGAGCCGGGTCGGCGGCCGGCCCTCCATGCTCCAGGACGTGATGAAGGGGCGCCGCACCGAGATCAACTATCTCAACGGCTACGTCGCCGAGCAGGGGCGGCAGGTCGCCGTGAAGACGCCGCTCAACGACAAGATCGTCGAGCTGGTCAACGCCCCCGGCGTAGGCCTCCTCAAGCCCGATCCGAAAAACCTCGATCCGCTCTGGGCCCTCGTCCCACACTAG